Proteins from a genomic interval of uncultured Desulfuromusa sp.:
- a CDS encoding OmpW family outer membrane protein, with protein sequence MEMKRFGKSVFVLVVVLTTAVVFAGTVSAADYKYGIRVRGLAVLPDAEADNELSSLGIDASDDLTPELDLEFFFTSYLSAELILGVTRHDITSNGSYLGSTWLLPPTLTLKYHFLADSDISPYLGAGVNYVIPFDEQLNGVSDFSIDESFGWAVQAGVDWALGNSWYANIDFKYLNVETEMKIGGEKYDLDLNPVVIGMGVGYRF encoded by the coding sequence ATGGAAATGAAGAGGTTTGGAAAAAGTGTGTTTGTTTTGGTTGTTGTATTGACCACAGCTGTTGTTTTTGCAGGTACAGTTTCAGCCGCGGACTACAAATATGGTATCCGTGTGCGAGGCCTTGCGGTTCTTCCAGATGCCGAAGCTGATAACGAACTTAGTAGCCTGGGGATTGATGCTTCAGATGATCTGACCCCCGAGCTTGATCTGGAGTTTTTTTTCACGTCTTATCTTTCCGCTGAACTGATCTTGGGAGTCACCAGGCATGATATTACATCCAATGGTTCCTATCTCGGTTCCACCTGGTTGCTGCCACCGACTTTAACCCTGAAATATCATTTTCTTGCTGACTCTGACATCAGCCCTTACCTGGGTGCTGGAGTGAACTATGTGATTCCATTTGACGAGCAACTCAATGGCGTAAGCGATTTCAGCATTGACGAGAGTTTTGGCTGGGCGGTTCAAGCCGGTGTCGATTGGGCATTAGGTAACAGCTGGTATGCCAACATTGATTTTAAATATCTCAATGTTGAAACCGAAATGAAAATTGGTGGGGAAAAATATGATCTCGATCTCAATCCGGTCGTGATTGGTATGGGTGTCGGCTATAGATTCTGA
- a CDS encoding efflux transporter outer membrane subunit, producing MMRYKILTAFLLLTVMLGCSMIPAYQRPDSPVAVTWPEQTPDPDTQVGFAAEIAWKDYIQSEVLHDLIERVLENNRDLRIAALNIEQAQATYRIQRTALLPTIAANGKAARTGVPDDVSSTGRGYTATSLNANVALAAYELDFFGRVRSLNQAALEAYLATEEAWVSARISLIAETANAYLSLLADQKLLQLSKDNHSSQVETYQVVKLQFDVGSVTRLDVAQAATAVENARVAIARYSRRVAQDRNALIYLAGDDIGDLLSQEETIDTVQMIENLPAGLPSALLLQRPDIRQAEHVLKSANADIGAARAALYPSISLTGAFGLASDSLDGLVKSGAMYAWNFSPSLTVPIFNRGKLKASLEVAEVNEKIAATQYEQAIQTAFREVADQLAARRTYQFQLDAQDALVSTTNEAYELSKTRYDNGVDNFLIVLDSQRSLFAAQQEAISVKQAYLANLVSLYKVLGGGQL from the coding sequence ATGATGCGCTATAAAATTCTAACCGCTTTTCTGCTGCTGACAGTGATGCTGGGTTGTTCGATGATTCCTGCTTACCAACGGCCCGACTCTCCGGTCGCCGTAACCTGGCCGGAACAGACGCCTGATCCTGATACACAGGTCGGCTTTGCCGCTGAGATCGCCTGGAAAGATTATATCCAATCCGAGGTTCTTCATGATTTGATTGAACGGGTGTTGGAGAACAACCGTGATCTTCGTATTGCGGCTCTGAATATTGAGCAAGCTCAAGCCACCTATCGCATCCAACGGACTGCACTGTTGCCAACGATTGCGGCTAACGGCAAGGCTGCCCGGACGGGAGTTCCGGATGATGTCAGTTCCACCGGTCGAGGCTACACTGCTACAAGCCTTAATGCTAATGTTGCTTTGGCTGCTTATGAGCTAGATTTTTTTGGTCGTGTCAGAAGTCTCAATCAAGCCGCTTTGGAAGCTTATCTGGCAACGGAAGAGGCGTGGGTTAGTGCCCGAATTTCGTTGATTGCTGAGACGGCGAATGCTTATTTAAGTCTCCTTGCAGATCAGAAACTGTTACAGTTGTCGAAAGATAATCATTCTTCTCAGGTAGAAACGTATCAGGTTGTCAAGCTCCAGTTTGATGTCGGTTCCGTCACTCGACTTGATGTGGCTCAAGCAGCAACAGCAGTTGAGAATGCGCGTGTCGCGATTGCCCGCTATAGCAGGCGAGTGGCTCAGGATCGAAATGCCCTTATTTATCTGGCTGGGGACGATATCGGTGACCTCCTGAGTCAGGAAGAGACCATCGACACGGTTCAGATGATCGAAAATCTGCCGGCAGGTCTCCCTTCAGCTCTTCTGTTGCAGCGCCCAGATATTCGTCAGGCAGAGCATGTCCTCAAATCGGCAAATGCCGATATCGGTGCAGCGCGGGCGGCCCTCTATCCGTCGATCAGCCTCACAGGCGCTTTTGGTCTGGCGAGCGACAGTCTTGATGGGCTGGTCAAATCTGGAGCCATGTATGCCTGGAACTTTTCCCCTTCACTGACGGTTCCGATCTTTAACCGTGGCAAGCTGAAGGCCTCCCTCGAAGTCGCTGAAGTGAACGAGAAAATAGCGGCAACTCAGTATGAGCAGGCAATTCAGACGGCTTTTCGTGAAGTTGCTGACCAATTGGCAGCGCGCAGGACTTATCAGTTTCAGCTTGATGCCCAGGATGCTCTTGTTAGTACAACGAATGAAGCTTATGAGTTGTCAAAAACACGTTACGATAATGGTGTTGATAATTTTCTGATTGTACTTGATTCTCAGCGCTCGTTGTTTGCTGCTCAGCAGGAGGCGATAAGCGTCAAGCAAGCTTATCTGGCTAATCTGGTCAGTCTGTACAAGGTCCTCGGTGGTGGGCAGCTTTAA
- a CDS encoding transposase: MARFARLVVPNYPHHIVQRGVRSMDIFSDDQDRLAYLQMMAEEAEFSGVTFLSWCLMTNHVHLIAVPEHEDSLARTIGEAHRRYTRKKNFTAGVRGYLTAVV, translated from the coding sequence ATGGCACGTTTTGCACGTCTTGTTGTTCCAAACTATCCACATCACATAGTCCAACGCGGTGTCCGTTCCATGGACATCTTTTCTGATGACCAAGATCGGCTTGCCTATTTGCAAATGATGGCAGAAGAAGCTGAATTCTCAGGAGTGACCTTCCTGTCTTGGTGCCTGATGACCAATCATGTTCACCTCATTGCTGTTCCTGAACATGAAGATTCCCTGGCGCGCACCATCGGAGAAGCCCACCGTCGCTATACCCGTAAGAAGAATTTCACCGCAGGAGTCCGAGGTTATCTTACAGCTGTGGTGTAG